In one window of Tenacibaculum mesophilum DNA:
- a CDS encoding LytR/AlgR family response regulator transcription factor — MIKALIVEDELPARKKLKKYIESYHEPITVVEEFETVEEVLQFFESTSDIDLIFSDIELRDGNVFEAYKKLAIQTPIIFITAYNQFWMHAFETSGIEYLLKPYSFERFEKAVYKYSSLKNSMKVESDHNVLQKLDAYLANQTAQAPKSYQDFIAVKSSQYTYFLKVDEVMYFQADYGIVTAYDISNKKHVLNQSSLKVLEEMINPSVFFKINRGELLNRNYIEKISRYNKNVVAINLKNSQTILKTSQNKTAEFTKWLGL, encoded by the coding sequence ATGATAAAAGCACTTATAGTTGAAGATGAGTTACCTGCTAGAAAAAAGCTAAAAAAGTATATAGAAAGTTATCATGAACCTATTACTGTGGTAGAAGAGTTTGAAACGGTAGAAGAAGTGCTTCAGTTTTTTGAATCAACTTCTGATATTGATTTGATTTTTTCTGATATAGAGCTACGAGACGGTAATGTTTTTGAAGCCTATAAAAAGCTAGCAATTCAAACACCAATTATTTTTATTACAGCTTACAACCAGTTTTGGATGCATGCTTTTGAAACCAGTGGAATAGAGTATTTATTAAAACCGTATTCGTTTGAACGGTTTGAAAAAGCGGTATACAAGTACTCAAGCTTAAAAAACTCAATGAAGGTTGAAAGCGATCATAATGTTTTACAAAAATTAGATGCTTACTTAGCAAATCAAACAGCTCAAGCTCCTAAAAGCTATCAAGATTTTATCGCTGTTAAATCCTCTCAATATACCTATTTCTTAAAGGTGGATGAGGTAATGTATTTTCAAGCAGATTATGGGATTGTAACAGCATACGATATAAGTAATAAAAAGCATGTATTAAATCAATCTTCTTTAAAAGTATTAGAAGAAATGATAAATCCTAGTGTGTTTTTTAAAATTAATAGAGGCGAACTACTCAATAGAAACTATATAGAAAAGATAAGTAGGTACAATAAAAATGTTGTGGCTATTAATCTAAAAAACAGCCAAACAATTTTAAAAACCAGTCAAAACAAAACAGCAGAGTTTACAAAGTGGTTAGGATTATAA
- a CDS encoding SDR family NAD(P)-dependent oxidoreductase, giving the protein MKNKTAIITGASTGIGKEIAKLFIEKGCNVVMNASNEENLQKAYEELGSPLNAVLLVGDISKQETSKQLVALALEKFSSIDVLINNAGIFAPKPFLEVEESDLELYWNVNLKGTYFASQAVIPSMVAQKNGAIINIGTVLVDHAIAGFPATAPLMSKGAIHALTRQLAAEFGNDNIKVNTIAPGIIRSPLQSKIGIEDADSLAGLHLLNRIGEVTDIAEAAYYLAFSNFVTGETMNVAGGHTVGHAI; this is encoded by the coding sequence ATGAAGAACAAAACCGCAATTATTACAGGAGCTTCAACAGGTATTGGTAAAGAAATTGCTAAACTTTTTATAGAAAAAGGATGCAATGTAGTAATGAATGCTTCTAATGAAGAAAACCTACAAAAAGCTTATGAAGAGTTAGGTAGTCCGTTAAACGCTGTGCTTCTTGTTGGAGACATTAGTAAACAAGAAACAAGTAAACAATTAGTAGCCTTAGCTTTAGAAAAATTCAGCAGTATAGATGTACTGATTAATAATGCAGGAATTTTTGCTCCTAAACCTTTTTTAGAGGTTGAAGAAAGCGATTTAGAGTTGTACTGGAATGTGAATTTAAAAGGAACTTATTTTGCCTCTCAAGCTGTTATTCCGAGTATGGTAGCACAAAAAAATGGAGCTATTATAAATATAGGAACTGTTTTAGTAGATCATGCCATAGCTGGTTTCCCTGCTACTGCTCCTTTAATGAGCAAAGGTGCAATTCATGCCTTAACCAGACAACTCGCTGCTGAGTTTGGTAATGATAATATTAAAGTAAATACTATTGCTCCAGGTATTATTAGAAGTCCGCTACAAAGCAAAATAGGTATTGAAGACGCTGATAGTTTAGCTGGGTTACACTTGTTAAACCGTATTGGTGAGGTAACTGATATTGCTGAAGCTGCTTACTATTTAGCTTTTTCAAATTTTGTTACAGGTGAAACTATGAATGTGGCTGGTGGTCACACCGTTGGTCATGCCATTTAA
- the leuD gene encoding 3-isopropylmalate dehydratase small subunit, translated as MEKFVKLIDTAVPLPTENIDTDQIIPARFLKSTNKEGFGDNVFRDWRYKKNGSINEDFVLNNKNYTGSILIAGDNFGCGSSREHAAWALAGYGFKVVISSFFADIFKGNALNNGILPVQVPKEYLAKLLKKVTELPDTTIIVDLENQTLKTPIGNVDFEINPYKKLCMINGYDDIDFLISKKDTITAFEATMK; from the coding sequence ATGGAGAAATTTGTTAAACTAATAGATACCGCAGTACCACTACCAACCGAGAATATAGATACCGATCAAATTATACCTGCACGATTTTTAAAATCAACCAATAAAGAAGGATTCGGAGATAATGTATTTAGAGATTGGCGTTACAAAAAGAACGGAAGTATAAATGAAGACTTTGTTTTAAACAACAAAAATTATACTGGAAGTATCTTGATAGCAGGAGATAATTTTGGCTGTGGTTCAAGTAGAGAACATGCTGCATGGGCATTAGCGGGTTACGGATTTAAAGTAGTTATCAGTAGTTTTTTTGCGGATATATTTAAAGGAAATGCACTTAACAATGGAATATTACCAGTACAAGTACCCAAAGAATATTTAGCAAAACTGTTAAAAAAAGTAACTGAATTACCAGATACAACCATTATAGTAGATTTAGAAAATCAAACACTAAAAACACCTATAGGTAATGTAGATTTTGAAATCAATCCATACAAAAAGCTATGTATGATAAATGGTTACGACGATATAGATTTTTTAATCAGTAAAAAAGATACAATAACAGCTTTTGAAGCAACAATGAAATAA
- a CDS encoding toxin-antitoxin system YwqK family antitoxin, whose product MKKIFLLLLVFININGYSQKDSIINYLDKKGNIINNKEKAMSFEIITKSADSLWLVRKYKRSGKLYNYTHYLTKEKKIKIGESVSFNKNGKISALTFYNKKGKRNGRIQTWFDNGNKDIEGVYIDGKREGVWKIYHYNGKLAGRGIAKSDSIIKTTYYNDKGEKIDDLKNIIKEKRPTFKGGKDKYYKQLKKLTSKISYKVKGQIIVEYVIDIKGAVRDVTINEKVPKKLENEIVRFFENLKGWEPAIHMNRKIPFNFSQPLNFRG is encoded by the coding sequence ATGAAAAAGATATTCTTATTATTGTTGGTGTTCATAAATATTAATGGATATTCACAGAAAGACTCTATTATAAACTATTTAGACAAGAAAGGTAATATAATCAACAATAAGGAGAAAGCAATGTCTTTTGAAATTATTACTAAGAGTGCAGATTCATTATGGTTGGTAAGGAAGTATAAACGTAGCGGAAAACTATATAACTATACACATTATCTAACAAAGGAGAAAAAGATTAAAATAGGAGAGTCAGTTTCGTTCAATAAAAATGGAAAAATATCAGCATTAACTTTCTACAATAAAAAAGGTAAAAGAAATGGGAGAATACAAACATGGTTCGATAATGGGAATAAGGATATTGAAGGAGTTTATATAGATGGTAAGAGAGAAGGAGTATGGAAAATTTACCATTATAATGGTAAATTGGCAGGTAGAGGAATCGCCAAAAGCGATTCGATAATTAAAACAACTTATTATAATGACAAGGGAGAAAAGATTGATGATTTAAAAAACATTATAAAAGAAAAGAGACCAACTTTTAAAGGGGGTAAGGATAAATATTACAAGCAACTTAAAAAGTTAACAAGTAAGATAAGTTACAAAGTTAAAGGTCAGATTATAGTTGAATATGTAATTGATATAAAAGGAGCAGTAAGAGATGTTACCATCAATGAAAAGGTTCCTAAAAAGTTAGAAAATGAAATTGTTCGTTTTTTTGAAAACTTAAAAGGGTGGGAGCCAGCGATACATATGAATAGAAAGATTCCTTTCAACTTTTCTCAACCATTAAACTTCAGAGGATAA
- a CDS encoding nuclear transport factor 2 family protein: protein MYKENITAIELLVTNYFEGIFYGDTQKLQSCFHNNTPIYGDIKGADYFKSSENYIEGVANRQSPNDLKETFNMKIVGVDIMGKIAMAKLHVPMLGYNYYDYLSLNKIENEWKIVAKVFTHVE, encoded by the coding sequence ATGTATAAAGAGAATATAACAGCAATAGAACTTTTAGTAACGAACTACTTTGAGGGTATTTTTTATGGAGATACTCAAAAACTTCAATCATGCTTTCATAACAATACTCCTATTTATGGAGATATTAAAGGCGCTGACTATTTTAAAAGTTCTGAAAATTATATTGAAGGGGTTGCTAACAGGCAAAGTCCAAATGATTTAAAAGAAACTTTTAACATGAAAATTGTAGGGGTTGATATTATGGGGAAAATAGCCATGGCAAAGTTACATGTACCTATGTTGGGTTATAATTACTATGACTATTTATCTCTAAACAAAATAGAGAATGAATGGAAAATTGTAGCTAAGGTTTTTACGCATGTAGAATAA
- a CDS encoding M57 family metalloprotease: protein MKKTKLALIMGLSVGVFFTSCSSENEQIKEPDAILQYSDNPGLKPVPQEVVDAAAKLELNVDHIRYDNFYFPDGTSEVRLFLEEDVVMTEQELFTLAKAKDDNQSGRQYSTNNLVSQGRNISIIGYTGGGGYGLSSKEQTALQWAVDNYNNLSGVSISFTLSFGTDYSNKDMVVYRNPNQSGSGGSAGFPSGGLPYKWVQIYGLSGYTTNVNEHVITHEIGHSVGFRHTDWFSRQSCGQNTNEGTAGVGANHVSGTPTGYDSTSVMLACFSSNEDGEFNGNDITALQNMY from the coding sequence ATGAAAAAAACAAAGTTAGCCCTAATTATGGGCTTGTCAGTAGGTGTGTTCTTCACCTCATGTTCAAGTGAAAACGAACAAATTAAAGAGCCGGATGCTATACTACAATATAGCGATAACCCAGGGCTCAAACCTGTACCTCAAGAGGTTGTTGATGCTGCAGCTAAATTAGAGTTAAATGTAGATCATATTCGTTATGATAATTTTTACTTTCCTGACGGAACATCAGAAGTGCGCTTATTTTTAGAAGAAGATGTAGTAATGACAGAACAAGAGTTATTTACTTTAGCAAAGGCTAAGGATGATAATCAATCTGGACGTCAATACTCAACCAATAACTTAGTATCTCAAGGTAGAAATATTTCTATTATAGGATATACAGGTGGTGGTGGATATGGTCTTTCTAGTAAAGAGCAAACAGCACTACAATGGGCGGTAGATAATTACAATAATTTAAGCGGAGTATCTATTAGTTTTACTTTAAGTTTTGGAACTGATTATTCCAATAAAGATATGGTAGTTTATCGTAATCCAAATCAATCTGGATCAGGTGGTAGCGCAGGTTTTCCAAGTGGAGGTTTACCTTACAAGTGGGTGCAAATCTACGGATTATCAGGGTACACAACAAATGTAAACGAGCATGTAATTACACATGAAATAGGACATTCAGTAGGATTTAGACATACTGATTGGTTTAGCCGTCAAAGTTGTGGACAAAACACTAACGAAGGAACTGCTGGTGTAGGAGCTAACCATGTGTCTGGTACACCAACAGGATACGATTCAACTTCAGTTATGTTAGCTTGCTTTAGCTCTAACGAAGACGGAGAGTTTAATGGTAACGATATTACAGCATTACAAAACATGTACTAA
- the leuC gene encoding 3-isopropylmalate dehydratase large subunit, translating into MGKTLFDKVWDAHVVDTVKDGPQILYIDKHLIHEVTSPQAFNELKERKIPIARPDKTVATADHNTPTVNQHLPIKDKLSRHQLEQLTQNCKENDITLYGLGHRYNGIVHVMAPELGITQPGMTMVCGDSHTSTHGAFGTIAFGIGTSQVAQVFASQCLLLEKPKSLRVNVNGKLKKGVLPKDVILYIIAQLGTNSGTGYFCEYAGNVFEEMSMEGRMTVCNMSIEMGARGGMIAPDETTFEYVKGREFAPKGDEFDNKVAYWKTLKTDKSAKFDKEYTFKAEDIEPMLTYGTNPGMGIKISENIPQFNDVSFEKSLQYMNFQKGASLINTPVNYVFIGSCTNSRIEDFRVAADYIKGKQKAANVNAWLVPGSQQVAKQIKLEGLQEVFEAAGFQLRQPGCSACLAMNDDKIPEGEYCVSTSNRNFEGRQGQGARTILASPLMAAATAVEGKITDFTKELN; encoded by the coding sequence ATGGGAAAGACATTATTTGATAAAGTATGGGATGCGCATGTGGTAGACACTGTTAAAGACGGACCGCAGATTTTATATATAGACAAACATTTAATTCATGAAGTAACGAGTCCGCAAGCATTTAATGAGTTAAAAGAGCGTAAGATTCCGATTGCACGACCAGACAAAACAGTAGCAACAGCCGATCATAATACGCCAACCGTAAATCAACATTTACCCATAAAAGACAAACTGTCAAGGCATCAACTAGAGCAGTTAACACAAAACTGTAAAGAAAATGATATTACTTTATATGGTTTAGGACATCGATATAATGGAATTGTACATGTAATGGCTCCCGAGTTAGGAATTACGCAACCAGGAATGACTATGGTTTGTGGAGATAGTCATACATCAACACACGGTGCTTTTGGTACCATTGCTTTTGGTATTGGAACAAGCCAAGTAGCTCAAGTATTTGCAAGTCAATGTTTGTTATTAGAAAAGCCAAAAAGTTTGCGTGTAAATGTAAACGGTAAGTTGAAAAAAGGAGTGCTACCTAAAGATGTAATCTTGTATATCATAGCACAATTAGGAACAAATTCAGGTACAGGATACTTCTGCGAATATGCAGGAAATGTGTTTGAAGAAATGTCTATGGAAGGACGTATGACTGTGTGTAATATGAGTATTGAAATGGGAGCCAGAGGCGGTATGATTGCTCCTGATGAAACCACTTTTGAATATGTAAAAGGACGTGAGTTTGCACCAAAAGGAGACGAGTTTGATAACAAAGTAGCCTATTGGAAAACATTAAAGACTGATAAAAGTGCAAAATTTGATAAAGAATACACTTTTAAGGCAGAAGACATAGAACCAATGCTTACCTACGGAACCAACCCAGGAATGGGAATAAAAATTTCAGAAAATATTCCCCAGTTTAATGATGTTTCCTTTGAAAAGTCATTACAATATATGAACTTTCAAAAAGGAGCATCATTAATAAATACGCCCGTTAACTATGTATTTATTGGAAGTTGCACAAACTCAAGAATAGAAGATTTTAGAGTTGCAGCAGACTATATAAAAGGAAAACAAAAAGCAGCAAATGTAAATGCGTGGTTAGTACCAGGTTCTCAACAAGTAGCAAAACAAATAAAGCTAGAAGGCTTACAAGAAGTTTTTGAAGCAGCAGGATTTCAATTACGACAACCAGGATGTTCAGCATGTTTAGCAATGAATGACGATAAAATACCAGAAGGAGAATACTGTGTATCAACTTCAAACAGAAACTTTGAAGGACGTCAGGGACAAGGAGCAAGAACCATTTTAGCAAGTCCGTTAATGGCAGCTGCTACAGCTGTTGAAGGAAAAATTACTGACTTTACAAAAGAATTAAACTAA
- a CDS encoding sensor histidine kinase: MKTNTSFFRENATFLIFLFTFCLIFILKNQFGNSDSWKDFIFYPDAPFWYFFKAVFIFWWISFIKKSINKNSKKQTSLSRRYVRFFGIGLLTYLVIGNSFGLIVAFIFDTYSRNFGSVYHIIYVNINAVIDFIIFGGFSLAYLYYKENVAYQKQVAAYEISKAKNEITQLKNQLNPHFLFNNLNVLDQLIDEDTERASLFLNRFSELYRYSLHSADKQLVSLKEELFFAEGYFKLMEEKYQGYYQLHIAPALYIKNSVVPPFCLQVLIENAITHNKGTFESPVQITITEDKGIKVTNNKALYSKKRKSNGVALANLSKQFELLAENTIKIRETEKEFEVVLPLILPHKPV; the protein is encoded by the coding sequence ATGAAAACAAACACATCCTTTTTTAGAGAAAATGCTACATTTTTAATCTTTCTCTTTACCTTTTGCTTAATATTTATTTTAAAAAATCAATTTGGGAATTCAGATTCTTGGAAGGATTTCATCTTTTACCCTGATGCTCCTTTTTGGTATTTCTTTAAAGCAGTTTTTATTTTTTGGTGGATTAGTTTTATTAAAAAGAGTATTAATAAAAACTCAAAAAAACAAACTTCATTAAGTAGGAGATATGTGCGTTTTTTTGGAATAGGCTTGTTAACATATTTAGTGATAGGAAATAGTTTTGGATTAATTGTTGCGTTTATTTTTGATACCTATTCCAGAAACTTTGGTTCTGTTTATCATATAATATACGTCAATATAAACGCTGTAATTGACTTTATTATTTTTGGTGGATTTTCATTAGCCTACTTGTATTACAAAGAAAATGTAGCGTATCAAAAGCAGGTAGCTGCCTATGAAATAAGTAAAGCTAAGAACGAGATTACACAATTAAAAAACCAATTAAACCCTCACTTTCTATTCAATAATTTAAATGTTTTAGATCAGCTTATTGATGAAGACACGGAAAGAGCTTCTTTGTTTTTAAATCGATTTTCAGAGTTATATAGGTATAGTTTACATAGTGCAGATAAGCAATTGGTTTCATTAAAAGAAGAGTTGTTTTTTGCAGAAGGGTATTTTAAGCTAATGGAAGAAAAATATCAGGGGTATTATCAACTACACATAGCACCAGCATTGTATATAAAAAATAGTGTAGTACCACCATTTTGTTTACAAGTTCTTATAGAAAATGCCATTACTCATAATAAAGGAACCTTTGAATCTCCTGTACAAATTACCATTACAGAGGATAAAGGAATTAAAGTAACGAATAACAAAGCGTTGTATTCTAAAAAAAGAAAAAGTAATGGAGTGGCATTGGCTAACCTATCAAAACAATTTGAACTGCTTGCTGAAAATACTATTAAGATACGCGAAACTGAAAAAGAGTTTGAAGTTGTTTTACCATTAATACTACCTCATAAACCTGTTTAG
- a CDS encoding NAD(P)H-dependent flavin oxidoreductase — protein MQNRITKLFNIQYPIVQGGMIWVSGWKLASAVSNAGGLGLIGAGSMYPEVLREHIQKCKKGTDKPFGVNVPMLYPDIEKIMDIIVEEGVKIVFTSAGNPKTWTSFLKEKGITVVHVVSSVKFALKAEAAGVDAVVCEGFEAGGHNGREETTTFTLIPMVKEQVKIPVIAAGGIGSGRGMLAAMVLGADGVQIGSRFAATVESSAHDNFKKTIVDVKDGGTQLTLKELAPVRLVKNKFFQEVQELYQQNPTVEQLKELLGRARAKRGMFEGNLDDGELEIGQVAGLIHEIKPAKEVLEAIVEEYQQVKKEQLF, from the coding sequence ATGCAAAATAGAATTACCAAACTATTTAATATACAGTATCCAATTGTTCAAGGTGGAATGATTTGGGTTTCAGGATGGAAGCTAGCTTCTGCAGTGTCAAATGCAGGTGGATTAGGATTAATTGGAGCAGGATCTATGTATCCAGAAGTACTTCGTGAACACATTCAAAAATGTAAAAAAGGAACAGATAAACCTTTCGGGGTAAATGTGCCAATGTTGTATCCTGATATAGAGAAAATCATGGATATTATTGTTGAGGAAGGGGTGAAAATTGTGTTTACTTCCGCAGGTAATCCAAAAACATGGACCTCTTTTTTAAAGGAAAAAGGAATTACGGTGGTGCATGTAGTGAGTTCAGTAAAATTTGCCTTAAAAGCAGAAGCAGCTGGAGTAGATGCTGTAGTATGTGAAGGATTTGAAGCTGGAGGTCATAACGGACGAGAAGAAACTACTACGTTTACGTTAATTCCTATGGTTAAAGAACAAGTGAAAATTCCAGTAATTGCCGCAGGAGGTATCGGATCGGGTAGAGGAATGTTAGCAGCAATGGTGTTGGGAGCAGACGGAGTGCAAATAGGAAGTCGTTTTGCAGCTACGGTAGAATCTTCAGCACATGACAACTTCAAGAAAACTATTGTAGATGTAAAAGACGGTGGTACACAACTAACGTTAAAGGAATTAGCTCCTGTACGTTTGGTAAAAAACAAGTTCTTTCAAGAAGTACAGGAATTATATCAACAAAACCCAACGGTAGAACAATTAAAAGAATTGTTAGGACGTGCGCGTGCTAAGAGAGGTATGTTTGAAGGAAACTTGGACGATGGAGAACTAGAAATAGGTCAAGTAGCAGGGCTTATCCATGAAATTAAACCAGCAAAAGAAGTGTTAGAAGCAATTGTAGAAGAATATCAGCAAGTGAAAAAAGAACAGTTGTTTTAA
- the leuB gene encoding 3-isopropylmalate dehydrogenase yields MKYNITVIPGDGIGPEVTEQAKKVLRAVGNVFDHTFLFTETLMGACAIDKTGNPLPDETIELCKKSDAILFGAIGDPKYDNDPTAKVRPEQGLLRLRKELGLFCNVRPVKAYDTLLHNSPLKKDRIEGTDITIYRELTGGIYFGIKELSDDGQHAFDGCSYTVEEIERMAHLAFQAAQKRRKKLTLVDKANVLETSRLWRKAVTALATQYPDVEVDFLFVDNAAMQLILNPKQFDVILTENLFGDILSDEASVIGGSIGLLASASVGKENALFEPIHGSFPQAKGKDIANPLASILSAAMLLEHLGLMQEAKVVEVAVQKSLELGITTEDINSENPFSTSKVGDFIADYIYNQEDSDMNFQNIHMGQSTII; encoded by the coding sequence ATGAAGTACAATATAACGGTAATACCAGGAGATGGAATAGGACCAGAAGTAACAGAACAGGCAAAAAAAGTGCTTAGAGCTGTTGGTAATGTGTTTGACCACACATTTTTATTTACAGAAACATTAATGGGAGCCTGTGCTATTGATAAAACAGGAAACCCGTTGCCAGATGAAACCATTGAATTGTGTAAAAAGAGTGATGCTATTTTATTTGGAGCTATTGGAGATCCAAAATACGATAATGACCCTACAGCAAAAGTACGTCCAGAACAAGGATTATTACGTTTAAGAAAAGAATTAGGATTGTTTTGTAATGTGCGTCCAGTAAAAGCATATGACACGTTACTTCATAATTCACCATTAAAGAAAGATAGAATTGAAGGAACCGATATTACTATTTATAGAGAATTGACTGGAGGAATTTATTTTGGAATTAAAGAGTTGAGTGACGACGGACAACATGCTTTTGACGGTTGTTCATACACCGTAGAAGAAATTGAACGAATGGCGCATTTAGCCTTTCAAGCAGCTCAAAAAAGACGTAAAAAACTAACATTGGTAGATAAAGCTAATGTATTAGAAACGTCAAGGTTATGGCGTAAAGCAGTAACAGCATTGGCAACACAATATCCAGATGTTGAAGTTGATTTCTTATTTGTAGATAATGCTGCAATGCAATTAATTTTAAATCCAAAACAGTTTGATGTAATTCTAACAGAAAATCTTTTCGGAGACATACTTTCAGATGAAGCAAGCGTTATAGGAGGTTCTATAGGTTTGTTAGCATCTGCTTCAGTAGGAAAAGAAAATGCACTATTTGAGCCTATTCATGGATCTTTTCCACAAGCAAAAGGAAAAGATATTGCAAATCCGTTAGCATCTATTTTATCGGCAGCAATGTTATTAGAGCATTTAGGTTTAATGCAAGAAGCTAAAGTAGTAGAAGTAGCCGTTCAAAAATCATTAGAATTAGGAATTACTACCGAAGATATCAATTCAGAGAATCCATTTTCTACTAGTAAAGTAGGAGATTTTATTGCGGACTACATCTATAATCAAGAAGATAGTGATATGAACTTCCAAAACATACACATGGGTCAAAGCACTATTATATAA
- a CDS encoding tautomerase family protein, with the protein MPFVNIKVTDEQVTQEQKRQLIEGTTQLLVDVLQKNPATTHIVIEEVPMGNWGHDGKQYLGTKK; encoded by the coding sequence ATGCCTTTTGTAAACATTAAAGTTACCGACGAACAGGTAACCCAAGAACAAAAACGTCAACTTATTGAAGGAACTACACAGCTTTTAGTTGATGTACTCCAAAAAAATCCTGCAACTACCCATATTGTTATTGAAGAAGTTCCTATGGGTAATTGGGGGCACGATGGTAAACAATATTTAGGAACTAAAAAATAA
- a CDS encoding 2-isopropylmalate synthase, translating to MQSDKIQIFDTTLRDGEQVPGCKLDTQQKLIIAERLDFLGVDVIEAGFPVSSPGDFTSVQEIAKLVKNAAVCGLTRAVKKDIEVAADALKFANKPRIHTGIGTSDSHIQYKFNASKEEVIRRAKEAVSYAKNFVGDVEFYAEDAGRTDNAFLAKVCEEVIKSGATVLNIPDTTGYCLPEEYGAKIKYLKDNVKGIENVIISCHCHNDLGLATANSIAGAINGARQIECTVNGIGERAGNTALEEVVMILKQHPYLNLQTDINTKLLYDTSMMVRERMGMPVQPNKAIVGANAFAHSSGIHQDGVIKNRETYEIIDPADVGVTESAIVLTARSGRAALAYRAKKIGYELTKIQLDTAYKTFLQFADRQKEVIDEDIHQIMKQVNKISKIAIA from the coding sequence ATGCAAAGCGATAAAATTCAAATTTTCGATACCACATTACGAGACGGAGAGCAAGTCCCAGGATGTAAATTAGATACCCAACAAAAACTAATTATTGCAGAAAGACTCGATTTTTTAGGAGTTGATGTAATAGAAGCAGGTTTCCCAGTATCAAGCCCAGGAGATTTTACATCAGTACAAGAAATAGCTAAATTGGTTAAAAATGCTGCTGTTTGCGGATTAACAAGAGCCGTTAAAAAAGACATAGAAGTAGCAGCAGATGCTTTAAAGTTTGCTAACAAGCCTAGGATTCATACGGGGATTGGTACCAGTGATTCACATATTCAGTATAAATTTAATGCTTCGAAAGAAGAAGTGATTAGGCGAGCAAAAGAAGCTGTTTCGTATGCTAAAAACTTTGTAGGCGATGTGGAGTTTTATGCAGAAGATGCAGGTAGAACCGATAATGCTTTTTTAGCCAAAGTTTGTGAAGAAGTTATAAAATCAGGAGCAACAGTGTTGAATATTCCAGATACTACAGGGTATTGTTTACCTGAAGAATACGGAGCAAAAATTAAATACCTAAAAGACAATGTTAAAGGTATTGAAAATGTAATTATTTCTTGTCACTGCCATAACGATTTAGGATTGGCTACTGCAAATTCTATTGCAGGAGCTATCAATGGTGCACGTCAGATAGAATGTACGGTTAACGGAATAGGAGAGCGAGCAGGAAATACAGCATTAGAAGAGGTGGTGATGATTTTAAAGCAGCATCCATATTTAAATCTTCAAACAGATATCAATACCAAATTATTGTACGATACAAGTATGATGGTTCGCGAGCGTATGGGAATGCCTGTACAACCAAATAAAGCTATTGTAGGAGCAAATGCCTTTGCTCATAGTTCAGGAATTCATCAAGATGGAGTAATCAAGAACCGTGAAACCTATGAAATTATTGATCCAGCAGATGTAGGAGTTACAGAAAGTGCTATTGTATTAACTGCAAGAAGCGGAAGAGCAGCCTTAGCATACCGAGCAAAAAAGATAGGGTATGAGCTGACTAAAATTCAGTTAGATACAGCTTATAAAACATTCTTACAGTTTGCTGACAGACAAAAAGAAGTAATCGACGAAGACATTCATCAGATTATGAAACAAGTAAATAAAATTTCAAAAATAGCCATAGCTTAA